A region from the Streptomyces tsukubensis genome encodes:
- the pgi gene encoding glucose-6-phosphate isomerase translates to MNETGRTRLDQTPEWTALGKHREQVGGTGLRELFAADPERGRRLTLRVGDLHLDYSKHLVTDETLALLRQLAAATDVAGLRDAMFRGEKINTTEGRAVLHTALRAPRDAVIEVDGENVVPGVHAVLDRMAGFSGRIRSGEWTGHTGRPIRNVVNIGIGGSDLGPAMAYEALRAYTSRELTLRFVSNVDGADLHEAVRDLDPAETLFVVASKTFTTIETITNATSARQWLLDGLNAGQEAVARHFVALSTNAEKVTDFGIDPVNMFEFWDWVGGRYSYDSAIGLSLMIAIGPERFREMLDGFHLVDEHFRTAPPEANAPLLLGLLGIWYGAFFDAQSHAVLPYSHYLSRFTAYLQQLDMESNGKSVDRDGRPVHWQTGPVVWGTPGTNGQHAYYQLIHQGTKTIPADFIGFARPVPGLPPAQVAQHDLLMANFFAQTQALAFGKTADEVRAEGVPEELVPHKTFRGDHPTTTILADELTPSVLGQLIALYEHKVFVQGAVWNIDSFDQWGVELGKVLARRIEPVLTDGTGGEELDSSTAALTAAYRDLRGR, encoded by the coding sequence GTGAACGAGACAGGCCGAACCCGGCTCGACCAGACACCCGAGTGGACCGCGCTCGGCAAGCACCGCGAGCAGGTGGGCGGCACCGGACTGCGCGAGCTGTTCGCGGCGGACCCGGAGCGCGGCCGCCGCCTCACCCTGCGCGTCGGCGACCTCCATCTCGACTACTCCAAGCACCTGGTCACCGACGAGACCCTCGCCCTGCTGCGGCAGCTGGCAGCGGCCACCGACGTCGCCGGACTGCGGGACGCCATGTTCCGAGGCGAGAAGATCAACACCACCGAGGGCCGGGCCGTCCTCCACACCGCGCTGCGGGCCCCCCGGGACGCGGTGATCGAGGTCGACGGCGAGAACGTGGTGCCGGGTGTCCACGCGGTGCTCGACAGGATGGCCGGTTTCTCCGGGCGGATCCGCTCGGGCGAGTGGACCGGCCACACCGGACGCCCCATCAGAAACGTGGTGAACATCGGCATCGGCGGCTCCGATCTCGGCCCCGCCATGGCGTACGAGGCGCTCCGCGCCTACACCTCCCGCGAACTGACCCTCCGTTTCGTCTCCAACGTCGACGGGGCCGACCTCCACGAGGCCGTCCGCGACCTCGACCCGGCCGAGACGCTCTTCGTCGTCGCCTCCAAGACCTTCACCACCATCGAGACCATCACCAATGCCACGTCCGCCCGCCAGTGGCTGCTCGACGGTCTGAACGCCGGTCAGGAGGCTGTCGCCCGGCATTTCGTGGCCCTCTCCACCAATGCCGAGAAGGTCACCGACTTCGGTATCGACCCGGTGAACATGTTCGAATTCTGGGACTGGGTCGGCGGCCGGTACTCCTACGACTCCGCCATCGGGCTCTCCCTGATGATCGCGATCGGCCCGGAGCGCTTCCGGGAGATGCTCGACGGCTTCCACCTCGTCGACGAGCACTTCCGCACCGCCCCGCCGGAGGCCAACGCCCCGCTGCTGCTCGGACTGCTCGGCATCTGGTACGGCGCGTTCTTCGACGCCCAGTCGCATGCCGTGCTGCCCTACTCCCACTATCTGAGCAGGTTCACCGCCTACCTCCAGCAACTGGACATGGAGTCGAACGGCAAGTCCGTCGACCGGGACGGCCGGCCGGTGCACTGGCAGACCGGGCCCGTCGTCTGGGGCACCCCGGGCACCAACGGCCAGCACGCGTACTACCAGCTGATCCACCAGGGCACCAAGACCATCCCCGCGGACTTCATCGGCTTCGCCCGGCCCGTGCCCGGTCTGCCGCCCGCCCAGGTCGCCCAGCACGATCTGCTGATGGCCAACTTCTTCGCCCAGACCCAGGCCCTGGCCTTCGGGAAGACCGCCGACGAGGTACGGGCCGAAGGGGTCCCCGAGGAGCTCGTGCCGCACAAGACCTTCCGCGGCGACCACCCGACGACGACGATCCTCGCCGACGAGCTGACCCCGTCGGTGCTCGGCCAGCTGATCGCCCTCTACGAGCACAAGGTGTTCGTCCAGGGCGCCGTCTGGAACATCGACTCCTTCGACCAGTGGGGCGTCGAACTGGGCAAGGTCCTGGCCAGGCGGATCGAACCGGTGCTGACCGACGGCACCGGAGGCGAGGAGCTCGACAGCTCCACGGCGGCGCTCACGGCCGCCTACCGGGACCTGCGGGGACGCTGA
- a CDS encoding RNA polymerase-binding protein RbpA yields the protein MGEAERGESAPRLRISFWCSNGHETQPSFASDAQVPDTWDCPRCGFPAGQDQDNPPDPPRTEPYKTHLAYVRERRSDADGEAILAEALAKLRGEI from the coding sequence ATGGGCGAGGCCGAGCGCGGCGAGTCCGCGCCACGTCTGCGCATCTCCTTCTGGTGCTCCAACGGGCACGAGACGCAGCCGAGCTTCGCCAGCGACGCGCAGGTCCCCGACACCTGGGACTGCCCGCGCTGTGGGTTCCCGGCCGGTCAGGACCAGGACAATCCGCCGGACCCGCCGCGCACCGAGCCCTACAAGACGCATCTGGCGTATGTACGGGAGCGGCGCAGCGACGCGGACGGCGAGGCGATCCTCGCCGAGGCCCTTGCCAAACTCCGCGGCGAAATCTAG
- the secG gene encoding preprotein translocase subunit SecG — protein MGFSIALIVFSLLLMLLVLMHKGKGGGLSDMFGGGMQSSVGGSSVAERNLDRITVVVGLLWFACIMVLGLLMKMDN, from the coding sequence ATGGGGTTCTCGATCGCCCTGATCGTCTTCAGCCTGCTGCTGATGCTGCTCGTGCTGATGCACAAGGGGAAGGGCGGCGGTCTCTCCGACATGTTCGGCGGCGGCATGCAGTCCTCCGTCGGCGGCTCCTCGGTCGCCGAGCGCAACCTCGACCGCATCACCGTGGTGGTCGGGCTGCTCTGGTTCGCCTGCATCATGGTGCTCGGCCTGCTGATGAAGATGGACAACTGA
- the tpiA gene encoding triose-phosphate isomerase, with the protein MTTRTPLMAGNWKMNLNHLEAIAHVQKLAFALADKDYDAVEVAVLPPFTDLRSVQTLVDGDKLKIVYGAQDISAEDSGAYTGEISGPMLAKLKCTYVAVGHSERRQYHGESDELCNAKVKAAFRNGITPILCVGEGLDVRKAGEQVPYTLAQLDGGLKDVPAEQAESIVIAYEPVWAIGTGEVATPEDAQEVCGAIRGRLAELYSQELADKVRIQYGGSVKSGNVAAIMAQPDVDGALVGGAALDTEEFVKIVRFRDQ; encoded by the coding sequence ATGACCACCCGTACCCCGCTGATGGCGGGCAACTGGAAGATGAACCTCAACCACCTGGAGGCCATCGCACACGTCCAGAAGCTCGCGTTCGCCCTGGCCGACAAGGACTACGACGCCGTGGAGGTCGCGGTCCTGCCGCCCTTCACCGACCTCCGGTCCGTCCAGACCCTGGTCGACGGCGACAAGCTCAAGATCGTCTACGGCGCCCAGGACATCTCGGCCGAGGACTCCGGTGCCTACACCGGCGAGATCTCCGGCCCGATGCTGGCCAAGCTGAAGTGCACGTACGTCGCCGTGGGCCACTCCGAGCGACGCCAGTACCACGGTGAGTCGGACGAGCTCTGCAACGCCAAGGTGAAGGCCGCCTTCCGGAACGGCATCACGCCGATCCTCTGCGTCGGCGAGGGCCTCGACGTCCGCAAGGCCGGCGAGCAGGTCCCGTACACCCTGGCGCAGCTCGACGGCGGTCTGAAGGACGTGCCCGCCGAGCAGGCCGAGTCGATCGTCATCGCGTACGAGCCCGTCTGGGCCATCGGCACCGGCGAGGTCGCCACGCCCGAGGACGCCCAGGAGGTCTGCGGGGCGATCCGCGGCCGGCTCGCCGAGCTGTACTCCCAGGAGCTGGCCGACAAGGTCCGCATCCAGTACGGCGGCTCCGTGAAGTCCGGGAACGTGGCCGCGATCATGGCCCAGCCCGATGTCGACGGCGCCCTGGTGGGCGGTGCCGCCCTCGACACCGAGGAGTTCGTCAAGATCGTCCGCTTCCGCGACCAGTGA
- a CDS encoding phosphoglycerate kinase: MKTIDDLLADGVSGKRVFVRADLNVPLDGTTITDDGRIRAVAPTIARLAEAGARVIVASHLGRPKGAPDPAFSLAPAAERLGDVLGRPVAFAADTVGDAAKSVTAALADGEVAVLENLRFNPGETSKDDAERGAFADELAALADVYVGDGFGAVHRKHASVFDLPARLPHAAGDLIATEVGVLKKLTEDVARPYAVVLGGAKVSDKLGVIDNLLGKADRILIGGGMAYTFLKAQGHEVGISLLQEDQVPVVQEYLKRAEAQGVEFVLPVDVLVAPEFPDLKTKAPANPTTVAADAIPADQEGLDIGPETRKLYAEKLADAATVFWNGPMGVFEHPDYAEGTRAVARALVDSPAFSVVGGGDSAAAVRTLGFDENAFGHISTGGGASLEYLEGKTLPGLAALED, from the coding sequence ATGAAGACGATCGACGACCTGTTGGCCGACGGCGTCAGCGGCAAGCGGGTTTTCGTCCGCGCCGACCTCAATGTGCCCCTCGACGGCACCACCATCACCGACGACGGCCGGATCCGGGCCGTCGCCCCCACCATCGCCAGGCTGGCCGAAGCCGGTGCCCGGGTGATCGTCGCCTCGCATCTGGGACGCCCCAAGGGCGCCCCCGATCCGGCGTTCTCGCTGGCCCCGGCTGCTGAGCGGCTCGGCGATGTCCTCGGCCGCCCGGTCGCCTTCGCCGCCGACACGGTCGGAGACGCGGCGAAGTCCGTGACCGCCGCGCTCGCCGACGGCGAGGTGGCGGTGCTGGAGAACCTCCGCTTCAACCCCGGCGAGACCAGCAAGGACGATGCCGAGCGCGGTGCCTTCGCGGACGAGCTGGCCGCCCTCGCCGACGTCTACGTGGGCGACGGCTTCGGCGCCGTGCACCGCAAGCACGCCTCCGTCTTCGATCTGCCCGCCAGGCTCCCGCACGCCGCGGGCGATCTGATCGCCACCGAGGTCGGTGTCCTCAAGAAGCTCACCGAGGACGTCGCGCGGCCCTACGCCGTGGTCCTGGGCGGTGCCAAGGTCTCCGACAAGCTCGGCGTGATCGACAACCTGCTGGGCAAGGCCGACCGCATCCTGATCGGCGGCGGTATGGCCTACACCTTCCTCAAGGCCCAGGGCCACGAGGTCGGTATCTCGCTGCTCCAGGAGGACCAGGTCCCGGTCGTCCAGGAGTATCTGAAGCGCGCCGAGGCGCAGGGCGTGGAGTTCGTCCTCCCCGTGGACGTGCTGGTCGCCCCCGAGTTCCCGGACCTGAAGACCAAGGCCCCGGCGAACCCCACCACCGTCGCCGCGGACGCCATCCCGGCCGACCAGGAGGGTCTGGACATCGGTCCCGAGACCCGCAAGCTGTACGCAGAGAAGCTCGCCGACGCGGCCACCGTCTTCTGGAACGGGCCGATGGGCGTCTTCGAACACCCCGACTACGCCGAGGGCACCCGGGCCGTGGCCCGGGCCCTCGTCGACTCCCCGGCCTTCTCGGTGGTCGGCGGCGGTGACTCCGCCGCCGCCGTCCGGACCCTGGGCTTCGACGAGAACGCCTTCGGCCATATTTCGACCGGCGGCGGCGCCAGCCTCGAATACCTCGAAGGCAAGACGCTTCCCGGCCTCGCCGCACTGGAGGACTGA
- the gap gene encoding type I glyceraldehyde-3-phosphate dehydrogenase: MTIRVGINGFGRIGRNYFRALLEQGADIEIVAVNDLGDTATTAHLLKYDTILGRLKAEVSHTADTITVGGHTIKVLSERNPADIPWGELGVDIVIESTGIFTKKADAEKHLAGGAKKVLISAPASDEDITVVMGVNQDKYDPAQHNIISNASCTTNCVAPMAKVLDENFGIVRGLMTTVHAYTNDQRILDFPHKDLRRARAAAENIIPTTTGAAKATALVLPQLKGKLDGIAMRVPVPTGSATDLVVELSREVTKDEVNAAFKKAAEGELQGILTYTEDQIVSSDIVSDPASCTFDSSLTMVQEGNSVKILGWYDNEWGYSNRLVDLTVFVGNQL, from the coding sequence GTGACGATCCGCGTAGGCATCAACGGCTTTGGCCGCATCGGTCGTAATTACTTCCGCGCGCTGCTGGAGCAGGGTGCAGACATCGAGATCGTGGCTGTCAACGACCTGGGTGACACCGCGACCACCGCCCACCTGCTGAAGTACGACACCATCCTGGGCCGCCTCAAGGCCGAGGTGTCGCACACCGCCGACACCATCACCGTCGGCGGCCACACCATCAAGGTTCTCTCCGAGCGCAACCCCGCGGACATCCCCTGGGGCGAGCTGGGCGTCGACATCGTCATCGAGTCGACCGGCATCTTCACCAAGAAGGCGGATGCCGAGAAGCACCTCGCGGGCGGCGCGAAGAAGGTCCTCATCTCGGCTCCGGCCAGCGACGAGGACATCACCGTCGTCATGGGTGTCAACCAGGACAAGTACGACCCTGCGCAGCACAACATCATCTCGAACGCGTCCTGCACCACCAACTGTGTGGCGCCGATGGCCAAGGTGCTCGACGAGAACTTCGGCATCGTCCGCGGTCTGATGACCACGGTCCACGCCTACACCAACGACCAGCGGATCCTGGACTTCCCGCACAAGGACCTGCGCCGCGCCCGCGCCGCCGCGGAGAACATCATCCCGACCACCACGGGTGCCGCCAAGGCCACCGCGCTGGTCCTCCCGCAGCTCAAGGGCAAGCTGGACGGTATCGCCATGCGCGTGCCGGTCCCCACCGGCTCCGCCACCGACCTGGTCGTCGAGCTGTCCCGCGAGGTCACCAAGGACGAGGTCAACGCCGCGTTCAAGAAGGCCGCCGAGGGCGAGCTCCAGGGCATCCTGACGTACACCGAGGACCAGATCGTCTCCTCGGACATCGTCAGCGACCCGGCGTCCTGCACCTTCGACTCGTCGCTGACGATGGTCCAGGAGGGCAACTCGGTCAAGATCCTCGGCTGGTACGACAACGAGTGGGGCTACTCCAACCGCCTCGTCGACCTGACGGTCTTCGTCGGCAACCAGCTCTGA
- a CDS encoding M14 family metallopeptidase has protein sequence MRRRARSLLAAASLLAATLAAAPFAQAQSDGGGGGAGDDGLSVWRATVTKAQVPLLLAAGADGHELSERVPEEGTATVEVYLTDQQAGELRGQGISLKEHQLSAAALKRVAAAGDGVFRPYSGENGLKNEILATAQANPSITKAVSIGKSVKGQDILALKVSKNAKTVRDGAKPATLYLSNQHAREWITPEMTRRLMHHYLDGYGKDPKITKLVDSSEIWFVLSANPDGYDYTFTGTSERQWRKNLRDNNGDGTISAGDGVDLNRNFSYKWGYDNEGSSPDPFDETFRGTGPGSEPETKAVDAFQKRIGFQYGINYHSAAELILYGVGWQVASKTPDDVAYETIAGTPANSAIPGYRPQVSSELYITNGEADGHAANVNGMMMFTPEMSTCATISRIDPNDQWNPADCASVFTFPDDEKLIQQEFAKNIPFALAVAESSLTPDQPASSLGLKAADFTPDPFTVSYARGGDQEVSVVANKNLRNKELNYRVNGGRVHDEDLEAWKGGETFGGEDNIRFDEYRAEVEHGEVGDTVEVWFTGRNKQGKQVSSTPFSYTVAERPRADALVIAEEGGTAPAQHAGLYTAALAQNKKSAAVWDVAAQGTPHPLGVLSHFGTAVWYTGAAAPSWATTKAVRAYLNEGGKLVTAGERAGGNANLGRAVSDDFAQYYLGASGRASLGGVNAFAGSGRLAGAAGGLGDAPGNPLNAAGAYTVTSDTLPSAQFPQFRSAAAGDYPGVRMPFSPYEGQYYAVAPHRNGSWQRLSRTVDLGGTTAAQGPKLNMRLSFNTEPGYDNAVVEVRTAGQNDWTTLPDLNGGTRTTVPTECEAAFYLNQHPHLRNYLTLGADGCTATGTTGAWNSFTGASDGWKAASFDLSAYAGKQIEVHVSYITDPSDGGRGVFVDDTRLVTAGGEQVDGGFETSLGPWSTTAPPAGSPAPRGNWERSQDRFPSASAVITRDTLLLGFGLEHVRTAAERAQIVGKALNALRR, from the coding sequence ATGAGACGAAGAGCGAGATCGCTGCTCGCCGCGGCATCACTCCTGGCCGCGACGCTCGCGGCGGCACCGTTCGCCCAGGCGCAGTCCGACGGCGGGGGCGGGGGAGCCGGCGACGACGGGCTGTCCGTGTGGCGGGCCACCGTCACCAAGGCCCAGGTGCCGCTGCTGCTCGCGGCGGGCGCCGACGGCCATGAACTCAGCGAGCGGGTACCCGAAGAGGGAACCGCCACCGTCGAGGTGTATCTGACCGACCAACAGGCGGGTGAGCTGCGCGGGCAGGGCATCAGCCTCAAGGAGCACCAGCTCTCGGCCGCCGCCCTGAAGCGGGTCGCCGCCGCGGGGGACGGGGTCTTCCGCCCGTACAGCGGTGAGAACGGGCTGAAGAACGAGATCCTGGCCACCGCCCAGGCCAATCCGTCGATCACCAAGGCCGTCAGCATCGGGAAGTCGGTCAAGGGCCAGGACATCCTCGCGCTCAAGGTCAGCAAGAACGCGAAGACCGTCCGGGACGGTGCCAAGCCCGCCACGCTCTATCTGTCCAACCAGCACGCCCGGGAGTGGATCACCCCGGAGATGACCCGGCGGCTGATGCACCACTACCTGGACGGCTACGGCAAGGACCCCAAGATCACCAAGCTGGTGGACAGCTCGGAGATCTGGTTCGTGCTCTCGGCCAACCCGGACGGCTACGACTACACCTTCACCGGGACGTCCGAGCGCCAGTGGCGGAAGAACCTCCGGGACAACAACGGCGACGGCACCATATCCGCCGGCGACGGCGTCGACCTGAACCGCAACTTCTCCTACAAGTGGGGCTACGACAACGAGGGTTCGTCCCCCGACCCGTTCGACGAGACCTTCCGCGGCACCGGCCCCGGCTCGGAGCCCGAGACCAAGGCCGTCGACGCCTTCCAGAAGCGGATCGGCTTCCAGTACGGCATCAACTACCACTCGGCGGCCGAGCTGATCCTCTACGGCGTCGGCTGGCAGGTCGCCAGCAAGACCCCCGACGATGTGGCGTACGAGACGATCGCCGGCACGCCCGCGAACTCCGCGATCCCCGGCTACCGGCCCCAGGTCTCCTCCGAGCTGTACATCACCAACGGCGAGGCGGACGGCCATGCGGCCAACGTCAACGGGATGATGATGTTCACCCCCGAGATGTCGACCTGTGCCACGATCTCCCGGATCGACCCGAACGACCAGTGGAATCCGGCCGACTGCGCCTCCGTCTTCACCTTCCCGGACGACGAGAAGCTGATCCAGCAGGAGTTCGCGAAGAACATCCCCTTCGCGCTCGCGGTCGCCGAGAGCTCCCTGACGCCCGACCAGCCGGCGTCGTCGCTCGGTCTGAAGGCCGCCGACTTCACCCCCGACCCGTTCACCGTCTCGTACGCCCGCGGTGGCGACCAGGAGGTGTCCGTCGTCGCCAACAAGAACCTGCGGAACAAGGAGCTGAACTACCGCGTCAACGGCGGCCGGGTCCACGACGAGGACCTCGAAGCCTGGAAGGGCGGCGAAACCTTCGGCGGCGAGGACAACATCCGCTTCGACGAGTACCGCGCCGAGGTCGAGCACGGCGAGGTCGGCGACACCGTCGAGGTCTGGTTCACCGGCCGGAACAAGCAGGGCAAGCAGGTCTCCAGCACGCCCTTCAGCTACACCGTCGCCGAACGGCCGCGGGCCGACGCCCTGGTGATCGCGGAGGAGGGCGGCACCGCCCCCGCGCAGCACGCCGGGCTCTACACCGCCGCCCTGGCGCAGAACAAGAAGAGCGCCGCCGTCTGGGACGTCGCCGCCCAGGGCACCCCGCACCCGCTGGGCGTCCTGAGCCACTTCGGCACCGCCGTCTGGTACACGGGTGCCGCCGCGCCGTCCTGGGCCACCACCAAGGCGGTACGGGCCTATCTCAACGAGGGCGGCAAGCTGGTCACCGCCGGTGAGCGCGCCGGAGGCAACGCCAACCTCGGGCGGGCCGTCAGCGACGACTTCGCGCAGTACTACCTCGGAGCCTCCGGCCGGGCCTCACTCGGTGGAGTGAACGCCTTCGCCGGATCCGGACGCCTCGCGGGTGCCGCCGGCGGGCTCGGTGACGCGCCCGGGAACCCGCTGAACGCGGCCGGGGCCTACACCGTCACCTCCGACACGCTGCCGTCGGCCCAGTTCCCGCAGTTCCGCAGCGCGGCGGCGGGCGACTACCCGGGCGTACGGATGCCGTTCTCGCCGTACGAAGGCCAGTACTACGCGGTCGCGCCGCACCGCAACGGCTCGTGGCAGCGGCTCAGCCGCACCGTCGACCTCGGCGGCACCACCGCGGCCCAGGGCCCGAAGCTGAACATGCGGCTGAGCTTCAACACGGAGCCCGGCTACGACAACGCCGTCGTCGAGGTCCGTACCGCGGGCCAGAACGACTGGACCACCCTGCCGGATCTGAACGGCGGTACCCGTACCACCGTGCCGACCGAGTGCGAGGCGGCGTTCTACCTCAACCAGCACCCCCATCTGCGCAACTATCTGACGCTGGGCGCCGACGGCTGCACGGCGACCGGAACGACCGGCGCCTGGAACTCCTTCACCGGAGCCTCCGACGGCTGGAAGGCCGCATCCTTCGATCTGAGCGCCTACGCGGGCAAGCAGATCGAAGTCCACGTCTCCTACATCACCGACCCGAGTGACGGCGGTCGCGGCGTCTTCGTCGACGACACCAGGCTGGTCACCGCGGGCGGCGAGCAGGTGGACGGCGGTTTCGAGACCTCCCTCGGCCCGTGGAGCACCACGGCACCGCCCGCGGGCAGCCCGGCACCGCGCGGGAACTGGGAGCGGAGCCAGGACCGGTTCCCGTCGGCCTCGGCCGTCATCACCCGTGACACGCTGCTCCTCGGCTTCGGCCTGGAGCACGTGCGCACGGCGGCCGAGCGGGCACAGATCGTGGGGAAGGCGCTGAACGCCCTGCGACGGTGA
- the whiA gene encoding DNA-binding protein WhiA — protein MAMTAAVKDEISRLPVTRTCCRKAEVSAILRFAGGLHLVSGRIVIEAELDTGIAARRLKRDILEIFGHGSELMVMAPGGLRRGSRYVVRVVAGGDQLARQTGLVDGRGRPIRGLPPQVVSGATCDAEAAWRGAFLAHGSLTEPGRSSSLEVTCPGPEAALALVGAARRLSIAAKAREVRGVDRVVVRDGDAIGALLTRLGAHESVLAWEERRMRREVRATANRLANFDDANLRRSARAAVAAGARVQRALEILGEEVPEHLAAAGRLRMEHKQASLEELGALADPPLTKDAVAGRIRRLLAMADKRAQDLGIPGTESSLTEDMAEGLAV, from the coding sequence ATGGCGATGACGGCAGCGGTGAAGGACGAAATCTCCCGGCTTCCCGTCACCCGGACCTGCTGCAGAAAAGCGGAGGTCTCGGCGATCCTGCGGTTCGCGGGCGGACTGCATCTGGTGAGCGGGCGCATCGTGATCGAAGCCGAACTGGACACCGGCATCGCCGCGCGTCGGCTGAAGCGGGACATCCTGGAGATCTTCGGCCACGGCTCCGAGCTGATGGTGATGGCCCCCGGCGGGCTGCGCCGCGGCTCGCGCTACGTGGTGCGGGTGGTCGCGGGCGGTGACCAGCTGGCCCGGCAGACCGGTCTGGTGGACGGCCGCGGCCGCCCCATCCGCGGACTGCCGCCGCAGGTCGTCTCCGGGGCCACCTGCGATGCGGAGGCGGCCTGGCGCGGAGCGTTCCTGGCCCACGGCTCCCTCACCGAGCCCGGCCGCTCCTCCTCGCTGGAGGTCACCTGCCCCGGCCCGGAGGCCGCGCTCGCCCTGGTGGGCGCCGCCCGGCGGCTCTCCATCGCGGCCAAGGCCCGTGAGGTACGGGGCGTGGACCGGGTCGTCGTCCGGGACGGCGACGCCATCGGGGCGCTGCTGACCCGGCTCGGGGCGCACGAGTCCGTCCTGGCCTGGGAGGAGCGGCGGATGCGGCGCGAGGTGCGCGCCACCGCCAACCGCCTGGCCAACTTCGACGACGCCAATCTGCGCCGCTCGGCGCGGGCCGCGGTCGCCGCGGGCGCCCGGGTCCAGCGGGCCCTGGAGATCCTCGGCGAGGAGGTCCCCGAGCACCTCGCGGCCGCCGGCCGGCTCCGCATGGAGCACAAGCAGGCGTCCCTGGAGGAGCTGGGCGCGCTCGCCGACCCGCCGCTCACGAAGGACGCGGTGGCCGGCCGGATCCGCCGGCTGCTGGCGATGGCCGACAAGCGCGCCCAGGATCTGGGCATCCCCGGCACCGAGTCCAGCCTCACGGAGGACATGGCCGAGGGTCTCGCCGTCTGA
- a CDS encoding gluconeogenesis factor YvcK family protein, with protein MTGHSLRLRRLRRFGTQAGARKRGAQPKVVALGGGRGLSASLAALRRITGDLTAVVTVADDGGSSGRLREELGVLPPGDLRKALAALCGDDDWGRTWSRVIQHRFQSRGELHDHAVGNVLIVALWEQLGDHVQALDLVGRLLGAHGRVLPMSAVPLELQALVRGHDPDRPDEVGTVRGQATVALTPGEVQSVHLVPADPPAVPEAVAAVLDADWVVLGPGSWFSSVIPHLLVPELLDALVETKARRVLSLNLAPQPGETDGFSPQRHLEVLGRHAPKLALDVVLADEAAVPDRDSLAEAARRLGAAVELAPVAVAGTASGAGEGPGGGVPKHDPELLAAAYDRIFRMHGRIGPWR; from the coding sequence GTGACCGGACACTCCCTGCGTCTGCGGCGGCTGCGCCGGTTCGGCACTCAGGCCGGCGCGCGCAAACGCGGTGCCCAGCCCAAGGTCGTCGCCCTCGGCGGCGGCCGCGGCCTGTCCGCGTCCCTCGCCGCCCTGCGCCGGATCACCGGTGATCTCACCGCCGTGGTCACCGTCGCCGACGACGGCGGCTCCAGCGGCCGGCTCCGGGAGGAGCTGGGGGTGCTGCCGCCCGGCGATCTCCGCAAGGCGCTGGCCGCGCTCTGCGGGGACGACGATTGGGGCCGCACCTGGTCCCGGGTGATCCAGCACCGCTTCCAGTCCCGCGGCGAGCTGCACGACCACGCCGTGGGCAATGTGCTGATCGTCGCCCTCTGGGAACAGCTCGGGGACCATGTCCAGGCCCTCGACCTGGTCGGCAGGCTGCTCGGGGCGCACGGCAGGGTGCTGCCGATGTCCGCCGTGCCGCTGGAGCTCCAGGCCCTGGTCCGGGGCCATGATCCGGACCGCCCCGACGAGGTGGGTACGGTCCGGGGGCAGGCGACGGTCGCCCTCACCCCCGGAGAGGTGCAGTCCGTCCATCTCGTCCCGGCCGATCCGCCCGCCGTACCGGAGGCCGTGGCCGCCGTTCTTGACGCCGACTGGGTGGTTCTGGGACCCGGTTCCTGGTTCTCCTCCGTCATCCCCCATCTGCTGGTGCCCGAACTGCTCGACGCGCTGGTGGAGACCAAGGCACGGCGTGTTCTCTCCCTCAATCTGGCGCCCCAACCGGGCGAAACGGACGGGTTCTCACCGCAGCGTCATTTGGAGGTTTTGGGACGACACGCGCCTAAACTCGCTCTGGACGTGGTGCTGGCCGACGAGGCCGCCGTGCCCGACCGCGATTCCCTGGCCGAGGCCGCCCGGCGCCTCGGCGCCGCGGTCGAGCTCGCGCCCGTGGCGGTCGCCGGTACGGCCTCCGGCGCGGGCGAAGGCCCGGGGGGAGGGGTTCCGAAGCACGACCCGGAGCTGCTGGCCGCCGCGTACGACCGTATTTTTCGGATGCATGGAAGGATCGGCCCATGGCGATGA